The genomic region CCACCTTCCGTGCCTTTTTCCATGGCGATTAAGCCCGGACCGTGATCGAGTCGATATTTTTGCCCTAAAATCTCTTCAAGGCAAGGTTTGACCTTGGTATGGACGAGCAAATTTCGAAACGGTTCACACCAAGGCTTTTCCCATGCAAGCATGCCGCCCATATCCATTCGGTGTGCCGTGCCAGCAAGTGCCGCTGAACCGCCTGATAGAGAGGTATCGCGCTCCCTAAGTCCTTCAATGTGATGGTCAATGGCAGCATTGCACTCGTTGACCTCTTCCGCCGTTAAAGCGTTTTCGACGATGAGGTATCCGGTCAAATCGAAGAGATATTTTTGATCTTCGTTCATTGGTGGTGCCTCCTTTTTTTAAATACCCGCAAGGCATTAAATCAAGCAATTCGTTTGGTGTCTCCTAAGATAGTATCAAACCCCGTAGCCCGTAAGCGTAGTAGCGGAGGGCGGATATAAGAGGTGTAGCCCATAGTTACTATACCCGTTTCTCCTCCGTAAGGTATGATTGAAAATCTGCAAGGTAAAATTAATAACCTGTTGCTTCTGCGACACTCTGAGGTCTACCCGTTGCGTCCCCTCCGAGCCACCGATACGGACGCGGATAGAGCGTTAAAGATCTGTCCTCAAGTGGAAGTTTAACGGGGGCACTGTTTCGGGTCGCGGAGAGTTTTGCGGCGATGGCAACCTCCAACGCCTGTCGGAGATCCGCGCCTGTAATCCACGGGTGACCGTTGCCATCAATGGCTGCTAAAAAGGAACGAATGGAACCGGTGAGGTAACTGAACTCACTCCACGGATACGGACTGTAATTGGGATCGATTCGGACGCGATTGCCGTGCGGGTCGTAGCGTCTGAAAATTTCTGGTGGATTCCAATCCCATCGGACAAGGCATTCATCCGTCCAAACGTCTACGCCACGACAAACTGTTGGAGTTCCAAAGACGTTGCATTCCAATCCATTCGTCAGAAGGAAGCGTCCGTTGATGATTAAACCTTCATCGGTTTCCGCATCTAATGCTTCAGGAGGGGTTCCCCATGCGATGATTTCCCCAACTTCAGCATTGGTGAACAGACGTAGGACGGAGATGTGTTGACATCCGCCACCAGAGATTTCGCCACCGAACCCGTAAACGCTCGCGCCTCTGATGTGCCCAAATTCGCCACTGCGTAAGCGAGATGCCGCCTCCTGGACCTCATTCATTGCCCGCTGTAGGTTGCCCCCGGCGAATACGATTCCCCGTTCAGCACATACCTCAACCATTGCATCGGCATCGCGTAGACACCCAGCAATCGGTTTCTCCGTAGAGATACCTTTGACACCGGCTTCGGCACACGCAATTACCACATCTCTCATGTATTTCGTGGGTGTGACGACCACGGCGATGTCTGGTACAATGTTCCGCAATAGTGTCTCTACGTCAGGATAAAGCGCGGCAACGGCAAAACGGGCACCGAGAACATCACGCCGTTGTGCATTGGCATCAACGATCGCGACGATTTCTGTATCGGGATAAGTGGTGTATGCTTCCGCGTAGTTTTGCCCCATCCGTCCACACCCGACGATGGCTACGCGATATTTGGTGTCACGCATTTTTAGGCTCCCTGATCGTGTATGTTATCAATCCCCAAAAAGTGTGTC from Candidatus Poribacteria bacterium harbors:
- a CDS encoding Gfo/Idh/MocA family oxidoreductase, with protein sequence MRDTKYRVAIVGCGRMGQNYAEAYTTYPDTEIVAIVDANAQRRDVLGARFAVAALYPDVETLLRNIVPDIAVVVTPTKYMRDVVIACAEAGVKGISTEKPIAGCLRDADAMVEVCAERGIVFAGGNLQRAMNEVQEAASRLRSGEFGHIRGASVYGFGGEISGGGCQHISVLRLFTNAEVGEIIAWGTPPEALDAETDEGLIINGRFLLTNGLECNVFGTPTVCRGVDVWTDECLVRWDWNPPEIFRRYDPHGNRVRIDPNYSPYPWSEFSYLTGSIRSFLAAIDGNGHPWITGADLRQALEVAIAAKLSATRNSAPVKLPLEDRSLTLYPRPYRWLGGDATGRPQSVAEATGY